The Impatiens glandulifera chromosome 8, dImpGla2.1, whole genome shotgun sequence genome includes a window with the following:
- the LOC124913306 gene encoding uncharacterized protein LOC124913306, with product MKKFSDRFTSVVNELYTIGKIYDNREIIVRALRFLPSAWDIKIMVMRESSNLGQMKLHDVLEDLKAYEFEMKSRIEDEASTSTATKALVTLVELPAHVSADPTPIKNPKSDLSECRRSRRDDRKPANNYQRGDNQQNGEGKETQKALIASDGRSEWAYSDSDEDGVTCLMAKEEEIPNFQEEFDFSSEEFTKENLVRRSKRLGNSEWYLDSGCSRHMTGNNGLLTDIVYEVGAMITFGDNSKGRAVGKEEAALMDLLRFMYNITLSTNSIHGLLD from the exons ATGAAGAAATTTAGTGATCGATTCACTAGTGTGGTAAATGAGCTATATACAATTGGAAAAATATACGATAATCGGGAAATAATTGTTAGGGCATTGAGATTTTTgccaagtgcatgggatataaagatcATGGTAATGCGAGAGTCAAGTAATCTCGGGCAGATGAAACTGCATGATGTATTAGAGGATTTGAAAGCGtacgagtttgagatgaagTCTCGAATCGAAGATGAAGCTTCAACCTCAACCGCAACTAAAGCTTTAGTGACATTGGTGGAACTACCGGCTCATGTATCAGCCGATCCGACACCAATCAAGAACCCTAAATCAGATCT GTCGGAATGCAGAAGATCGAGACGAGACGACCGAAAACCGGCAAACAACTACCAGAGGGGCGATAACCAACAAAACGGTGAAGGAAAAGAGACTCAAAAAGCACTAATAGCTTCCGACGGTAGAAGTGAGTGGGCTTACTCCGACAGTGATGAAGACGGAGTCACTTGCCTcatggctaaggaagaagagatacccAACTTTCAAGAGGAATTCGATTTCTCAAGTGAAGAATTCACTAAAGAGAATCTG GTCAGGAGGAGCAAGCGGTTAGGAAATTCAGAATGGTATCTGGATAGCGGGtgttccagacatatgaccggaaacaatgGACTACTAACCGACATTGTATATGAAGTCGGTGCAatgatcactttcggtgacaattCTAAAGGTAgagccgtgggcaagg